In Halobacteriovorax marinus SJ, the following proteins share a genomic window:
- a CDS encoding sigma-54 interaction domain-containing protein, which produces MINWQEIKDLHVISKLEEILSKWFGVEQIYSDMHYKIRSGHVDKGYDFKNHFFKVQMQMNHGYNYMGQDIEKVTDALEGEDDKARSFETFFKHVKGVGAKVEIGGEVLGSVFAYPFVSSSITEEEVEEIKKHMIAEGANEADASAAVDGLRRLYPREIEYLQELVELVADEIKTFHSEISKRESRIKELNSELGDKYRYHMMIGKSKGMQQIYRLLEKISSSESSVLIQGQNGTGKELVAKAIHFYSPRKEKQFVALNCSAFNDNLLDSELFGHMKGSFTGAVKDKAGLFEVANGGTLFLDEIGDTSLSMQVKLLRVLQEGTYLPVGAHAPKKTDVRILAATNKDLKAMMASGEFREDLYYRINVINVNLPSLKDRAEDIPILMDHFLKKRCDESGMAMKQFSKKCMEILLDYHWPGNVRELENEVERLVVLAGEDKMITPDLLSPRILESGDKPVAVARGINTNGSLKDALEELEAMMIKEGLKRCNYNKSKLSKELGVSRASLIMKVDKYDLDKRKKAAGE; this is translated from the coding sequence ATGATTAACTGGCAAGAAATTAAAGACCTACACGTTATCTCAAAACTGGAAGAGATTTTAAGTAAGTGGTTTGGTGTAGAGCAAATCTACTCAGATATGCACTATAAAATCAGAAGTGGTCATGTAGATAAGGGTTATGATTTTAAGAATCACTTCTTTAAAGTGCAGATGCAAATGAACCATGGTTATAACTACATGGGACAGGATATTGAAAAAGTAACAGATGCTCTAGAGGGTGAAGATGATAAGGCAAGATCATTCGAGACTTTCTTTAAGCACGTTAAAGGTGTGGGAGCTAAGGTTGAAATTGGTGGAGAAGTTTTAGGTAGTGTATTTGCTTATCCATTTGTTTCAAGCTCGATTACTGAGGAAGAAGTTGAAGAGATCAAGAAGCACATGATTGCTGAAGGTGCTAACGAAGCCGATGCAAGTGCTGCGGTTGATGGCCTTAGAAGACTTTATCCAAGAGAGATTGAATATCTACAGGAGCTAGTTGAGCTAGTTGCTGATGAGATAAAGACATTTCACTCAGAAATCTCTAAGCGTGAATCAAGAATTAAAGAGCTTAACTCTGAGCTTGGAGATAAGTATAGATATCATATGATGATTGGGAAATCGAAAGGGATGCAGCAGATCTATAGATTGCTAGAAAAAATCTCTTCTTCAGAGTCATCAGTACTCATTCAAGGTCAAAACGGTACAGGTAAGGAGCTCGTTGCTAAGGCGATTCACTTCTACTCACCAAGAAAGGAAAAGCAATTTGTTGCTCTAAACTGCTCAGCATTTAACGATAACCTTTTAGACTCGGAACTATTCGGTCACATGAAAGGCTCATTTACTGGTGCTGTTAAAGATAAGGCGGGACTTTTTGAAGTTGCAAATGGTGGAACACTATTCCTGGATGAGATTGGGGATACCTCTCTTAGTATGCAGGTAAAACTGCTTAGAGTCCTTCAGGAAGGAACTTACTTACCAGTAGGTGCTCATGCGCCTAAGAAGACTGACGTTAGAATTCTAGCGGCAACAAATAAAGATCTTAAGGCGATGATGGCAAGTGGTGAGTTTAGAGAAGATTTATATTATCGAATAAATGTTATTAACGTTAACCTACCTTCGTTAAAGGATAGAGCGGAAGATATTCCAATTCTTATGGATCACTTCTTAAAGAAGAGATGTGACGAGTCTGGGATGGCAATGAAGCAATTCTCTAAGAAGTGTATGGAGATTCTCCTGGACTATCATTGGCCAGGAAACGTAAGAGAGCTTGAGAATGAAGTTGAAAGACTCGTTGTTCTTGCTGGGGAAGATAAGATGATTACTCCTGATCTTCTTAGTCCAAGAATTCTAGAATCTGGTGACAAGCCTGTGGCAGTAGCTAGAGGAATAAATACAAACGGTTCACTAAAAGATGCGCTGGAAGAACTAGAAGCAATGATGATTAAGGAAGGACTTAAGAGGTGTAATTACAATAAGTCGAAGTTATCAAAAGAGCTTGGAGTTTCTAGAGCATCTTTAATTATGAAAGTTGATAAGTACGACTTAGATAAGAGAAAGAAAGCGGCTGGAGAGTAA
- a CDS encoding TlpA family protein disulfide reductase, whose product MSISSKVLIITLVLGATLAYSLFEKKQFTEMLNVAEDEPVLKQLPEFKLTNFYTKEELTKESFSSTNGFFVHFWGTWCAPCEAEFPEFLKFAEKFENDNVQFLLLSVNDDDLKIKKFLKRFGDLPKNVIISHDKSGKSMNLFGTVKVPETYLFDKNFKNIKKFIGPQSWEMEAFAPRVKRLIFGQ is encoded by the coding sequence ATGTCTATTAGTTCAAAAGTTTTGATTATTACATTAGTTCTAGGTGCAACATTGGCTTATTCTCTTTTTGAGAAAAAGCAATTCACAGAAATGCTAAATGTTGCTGAAGATGAGCCAGTTCTAAAGCAATTGCCAGAATTCAAATTAACCAACTTTTACACTAAAGAAGAGTTAACTAAAGAGAGTTTTAGCTCGACGAATGGGTTCTTTGTTCACTTTTGGGGAACATGGTGTGCTCCATGTGAAGCAGAGTTTCCTGAGTTTTTAAAATTCGCTGAAAAATTTGAAAATGATAATGTTCAATTTTTACTTCTATCAGTTAATGATGACGATCTGAAAATTAAGAAGTTTTTAAAGAGATTTGGAGATCTTCCAAAGAATGTGATCATCTCTCACGATAAATCAGGTAAGAGTATGAACCTTTTTGGAACAGTGAAAGTTCCAGAGACTTATCTCTTTGATAAAAACTTCAAAAATATAAAGAAGTTCATTGGGCCGCAGTCATGGGAAATGGAGGCATTTGCTCCAAGAGTGAAGAGACTAATATTTGGTCAGTAG
- the rplQ gene encoding 50S ribosomal protein L17 has translation MRHQKHKYRIGNGPAHRVSLMKNLAIEVIDHGKIKTTVTKCKAIKPYVEKLITIAKEDTVANRRLAFKKLNNKEAVQKLFTDVAPKFKDRNGGYTRIMKMADARVGDNAPMAYIALVD, from the coding sequence ATGAGACATCAAAAGCATAAATATAGAATTGGTAATGGTCCGGCACACAGAGTTTCTCTTATGAAAAACCTAGCAATCGAAGTTATCGATCACGGGAAAATTAAGACAACTGTTACAAAGTGTAAGGCGATTAAGCCATACGTAGAAAAGCTAATCACTATTGCAAAGGAAGACACTGTTGCAAACAGAAGACTTGCTTTCAAAAAATTAAACAATAAAGAAGCTGTTCAGAAATTATTCACTGACGTTGCTCCTAAGTTTAAAGATAGAAATGGTGGTTACACTAGAATTATGAAAATGGCAGATGCGAGAGTTGGAGACAACGCTCCTATGGCATACATTGCTCTAGTAGATTAA
- a CDS encoding DNA-directed RNA polymerase subunit alpha, which produces MDNFVAKNWTNMIRPVSLEADNESMKANYGKFVAKPLERGYGQTLGNSLRRALLSSLQGAGIVAIRIEGVEHEFGTINNVKEEVSEIILNLKEVFFKLKGKEDTVLTLEKSGEGPVTAGDISESASLEVLNPEHVICNISSGGSIKVELKVARGKGYVTASENKEEYDLPVGWIYVDTLFSPVHRVNFTVTNSRVGKRTDFDKLTLEVWTNAGIQPQDAVAFSAKILRDQLAVFLNFEDEEEVVRLEKAPAQASSPANSALLKPVSELELSVRSANCLQNANIKYIYELVSKTEGEMLRTKNFGRKSLNEIKEILSNMGLGLGMKVDSIMKDLQDGE; this is translated from the coding sequence GTGGATAATTTTGTAGCAAAAAATTGGACGAATATGATCAGACCTGTTTCTCTTGAAGCAGATAATGAGAGTATGAAAGCGAACTATGGAAAGTTTGTAGCCAAGCCTTTAGAGAGAGGTTATGGACAAACTTTAGGTAACTCTCTTAGAAGAGCACTACTTTCTTCACTTCAAGGTGCAGGAATTGTTGCTATCAGAATTGAGGGTGTAGAGCACGAGTTCGGTACAATCAATAACGTAAAAGAAGAAGTTTCTGAAATTATCCTTAACTTAAAAGAAGTATTTTTTAAGTTAAAAGGTAAAGAAGATACTGTACTTACTCTTGAGAAGAGCGGAGAAGGTCCTGTAACAGCTGGAGATATTTCAGAGAGTGCAAGCCTTGAGGTTCTAAATCCAGAGCACGTTATATGTAATATTTCCTCAGGTGGTTCAATTAAGGTTGAACTTAAGGTAGCAAGAGGAAAAGGTTATGTTACAGCATCAGAAAATAAAGAAGAATATGATCTTCCTGTAGGATGGATCTATGTTGATACTCTTTTCTCACCTGTACACAGAGTTAACTTTACAGTTACAAACTCACGTGTTGGTAAGAGAACAGATTTTGATAAGCTTACTTTAGAAGTATGGACAAATGCTGGAATTCAACCACAAGACGCAGTTGCTTTCTCTGCAAAGATCCTAAGAGATCAACTTGCAGTATTCTTAAACTTCGAAGATGAAGAAGAAGTTGTAAGATTAGAAAAAGCACCAGCGCAAGCTTCTAGCCCTGCTAACAGCGCTCTTTTAAAGCCTGTTTCAGAATTAGAGCTTTCTGTACGTTCTGCTAACTGTTTACAGAATGCTAACATCAAGTACATCTATGAGTTAGTTTCTAAGACAGAAGGTGAAATGTTAAGAACTAAGAATTTTGGTCGTAAATCGTTAAATGAAATTAAGGAAATTCTCAGTAACATGGGACTTGGACTTGGAATGAAGGTAGATTCAATTATGAAAGACCTTCAGGACGGTGAATAA
- the rpsK gene encoding 30S ribosomal protein S11 yields MVKKTAGKKKVKKNIPHGICHIQCSFNNTIVTFTDPNGGAIAWASAGQLGFRGSKKSTPFAAQVASADAAKKAMEHGLSSVDVRVKGPGAGRENAIRALIGVGLRITSVADKSPIPHNGCRAPKRRRV; encoded by the coding sequence ATGGTTAAAAAGACTGCTGGAAAGAAAAAAGTCAAAAAGAACATTCCACATGGTATCTGCCATATTCAATGTTCTTTCAATAATACAATTGTAACTTTTACAGATCCTAATGGTGGAGCAATTGCTTGGGCGTCAGCTGGGCAACTTGGTTTCCGTGGATCAAAAAAGTCTACTCCGTTCGCGGCTCAGGTTGCATCTGCTGATGCTGCTAAGAAAGCGATGGAGCATGGATTAAGTTCTGTAGACGTAAGAGTTAAAGGTCCTGGAGCTGGTAGAGAAAATGCGATTAGAGCTCTAATTGGTGTTGGATTGAGAATTACATCTGTTGCAGATAAGTCACCAATCCCTCATAATGGATGTCGTGCACCGAAAAGAAGAAGAGTTTAA
- the rpsM gene encoding 30S ribosomal protein S13, which yields MARILGVDIPRNKVVTVALRSIYGVGPKVAEEVLTKAGIDLNKNSNDLTEEEANNIRLLLEGEYTVEGDLRRQIGLNIKRLKDLGCYRGIRHRKGLPVRGQRTSTNARTRKGPAKAIAGKKSIKSMK from the coding sequence ATGGCAAGAATACTTGGTGTTGATATTCCTCGTAATAAGGTGGTTACTGTTGCTTTAAGATCAATCTATGGTGTTGGTCCAAAAGTAGCTGAAGAAGTACTCACTAAAGCGGGAATTGATTTAAACAAAAACTCTAATGACTTAACTGAAGAGGAAGCGAATAATATTCGTCTACTTCTAGAGGGAGAGTATACGGTAGAGGGTGATCTTAGAAGACAAATTGGTCTGAACATTAAGAGATTAAAAGATCTTGGATGTTATAGAGGAATTCGTCATAGAAAAGGATTACCTGTAAGAGGACAGAGAACTAGTACAAACGCAAGAACAAGAAAAGGTCCTGCGAAAGCAATTGCTGGTAAGAAGTCTATCAAGTCAATGAAGTAG
- the rpmJ gene encoding 50S ribosomal protein L36 produces MKVRASVKVMCKDCKVIKRKGVLRVVCKANPKHKQKQG; encoded by the coding sequence ATGAAGGTTAGAGCGTCAGTTAAAGTAATGTGTAAAGACTGTAAAGTTATTAAAAGAAAAGGTGTATTAAGGGTTGTTTGTAAAGCAAACCCTAAACATAAGCAAAAACAAGGTTAA
- the infA gene encoding translation initiation factor IF-1, with translation MANTEVLEIEGEVVELLPNTKFKVKLPNGHSVIAHISGKMRMHFIKILPGDKVLVEISKYDLSKGRITYRSKGR, from the coding sequence ATGGCAAATACAGAGGTCCTAGAGATTGAAGGTGAAGTTGTAGAGCTTTTGCCGAATACGAAGTTTAAAGTAAAACTGCCTAATGGGCATAGTGTAATAGCCCATATTAGTGGGAAAATGAGAATGCACTTTATTAAAATCCTCCCAGGGGACAAAGTGCTTGTTGAAATTAGTAAATATGATCTTTCTAAGGGAAGAATCACATATAGAAGTAAAGGCCGGTAG
- a CDS encoding adenylate kinase has protein sequence MKPQLILLGAPGTGKGTQAKKIVENLGYSHVSTGDLLRNEIAKDSELGKKVKGIIDRGDLVNDQVVLELLNANCDIENSAYIFDGFPRNIEQAQLLEEHVLKGADSKAIYFNIDLEVLVERISNRRIAPKSGEIYNLLSRPPKVEGKCDVSGEDLIHRKDDNAETVRNRLEVFKNTIAPILDYYESKGVLVSIDASRSADEVYGLVVEAVNK, from the coding sequence ATGAAGCCACAATTGATATTACTAGGAGCTCCTGGAACTGGTAAGGGAACTCAGGCAAAGAAAATTGTTGAAAATCTTGGTTATAGCCATGTTTCAACAGGTGACTTGCTTAGAAATGAGATCGCTAAAGACTCGGAGCTTGGTAAGAAGGTTAAGGGGATAATTGATAGGGGTGACCTTGTTAATGATCAAGTGGTTTTAGAGCTTTTGAACGCTAATTGCGATATAGAAAATTCTGCTTATATATTTGATGGATTTCCTAGAAATATTGAGCAAGCACAATTGCTTGAAGAGCACGTTCTTAAGGGCGCGGATTCTAAAGCAATATACTTTAATATAGATTTAGAGGTTTTGGTTGAAAGAATCTCTAATAGAAGGATCGCTCCAAAGAGTGGAGAGATTTATAACCTCCTTTCTAGGCCACCTAAAGTGGAAGGAAAGTGTGATGTTTCTGGTGAAGATCTTATTCATAGAAAAGATGACAATGCAGAAACAGTTAGAAATAGACTGGAAGTCTTTAAGAATACTATTGCCCCTATTTTAGATTATTATGAATCAAAAGGTGTTTTAGTATCTATCGATGCTTCGAGATCAGCTGATGAAGTTTATGGTCTTGTTGTTGAAGCTGTAAATAAATAG
- the secY gene encoding preprotein translocase subunit SecY, translating to MSTAHGKLEELKKKVFFTFLLLAVYRMAAQIPVPGVNAAAIASYFAESGGGIFDLINTFSGGAFKRFSVLALGIMPYITTSIIFSLLGEVIPQIQELQEDSEGNKKIQKWTRYATVLLCAVQGWGMAVMFEGFKSAGNIPVIPEPGMLFRITTVITLCAGTMFLLWLGERITEYGLENGISLIIFAGIAVELPAEMMQKLTLYRNGELSGISLLITVAVILAGFFIVTFIERSQRSVPVQYAKKVVHNRVYGGAQSLPIRVDTGGVMPPILASSLLAAPATMANFVSQGHPLKPYLDTVIQSLYPGQLLFNILFALLIVYMTYFYAPIQFKTKKVAEMLQKNNAFVPGVRPGAKTKEYLDFILNRMTFFGALFLVVICILPTIITGANTRFGGTSLLILVSVCVRVMMNVQAFMFSDRYETAYKSRGKYNGQNRRF from the coding sequence ATGTCTACTGCTCATGGAAAGCTAGAAGAGCTTAAGAAAAAAGTATTTTTCACGTTTTTATTACTTGCCGTATATAGAATGGCTGCGCAAATACCAGTTCCTGGTGTAAATGCCGCAGCTATTGCTTCATACTTTGCTGAAAGTGGTGGCGGGATCTTCGATCTTATCAACACTTTCAGTGGTGGTGCCTTTAAAAGGTTCTCGGTTCTTGCACTAGGAATTATGCCGTATATTACGACATCAATTATCTTCTCTTTATTAGGAGAGGTGATTCCGCAGATTCAAGAACTACAAGAAGACTCGGAAGGTAATAAGAAAATCCAAAAGTGGACAAGATATGCAACTGTTCTTCTCTGTGCCGTACAGGGATGGGGAATGGCCGTTATGTTTGAAGGGTTCAAGAGTGCTGGTAATATTCCAGTTATTCCAGAGCCTGGAATGCTTTTCAGAATTACTACAGTGATCACTCTTTGTGCCGGGACAATGTTCCTACTTTGGCTTGGTGAGAGAATTACTGAGTATGGACTTGAAAATGGTATCTCATTAATTATCTTTGCTGGTATTGCTGTTGAGTTACCAGCTGAAATGATGCAAAAACTTACTCTTTATAGAAATGGTGAGCTTTCAGGAATTAGCTTATTAATTACAGTAGCTGTAATCCTAGCAGGATTCTTCATTGTGACGTTTATTGAAAGGTCTCAAAGAAGCGTTCCTGTTCAATATGCTAAGAAAGTTGTTCACAATAGAGTATATGGTGGAGCTCAGAGTCTTCCTATTAGGGTAGATACTGGTGGAGTTATGCCTCCTATCTTAGCATCATCACTATTGGCTGCTCCGGCGACTATGGCAAACTTTGTAAGCCAAGGTCACCCATTAAAGCCATACTTAGATACAGTTATTCAATCTCTGTATCCAGGGCAACTATTATTTAATATTTTATTTGCTCTATTAATTGTTTATATGACGTACTTCTATGCACCTATTCAGTTTAAAACGAAGAAGGTGGCTGAGATGTTACAAAAGAATAATGCTTTTGTTCCAGGTGTTAGGCCAGGTGCAAAGACTAAAGAGTACTTAGATTTCATTTTAAATAGAATGACATTCTTTGGAGCTTTATTTTTGGTGGTAATTTGTATTCTGCCAACGATCATTACAGGTGCTAATACAAGGTTTGGTGGGACGTCACTACTTATCCTGGTTAGTGTTTGTGTGCGCGTGATGATGAATGTTCAAGCTTTCATGTTCTCTGATAGATATGAAACAGCTTACAAGTCTCGCGGAAAATATAACGGACAAAATAGAAGGTTTTAA
- the rplO gene encoding 50S ribosomal protein L15 produces the protein MTLNNLSSPKGAHRNIKRLGRGQGSGQGKQAGKGHKGQKARAGGGVRTGFEGGAMPLYMRLPKRGFSNAPFKTIYAEVNLAIVEAKFTTEEVTREALVEKGILKGINKRRPIKILGNGELSKSLTFVNIDKFSKSAEEMVSKAGGKIETKK, from the coding sequence TTGACGTTAAATAATCTTAGCAGCCCAAAGGGCGCACATAGAAATATAAAAAGACTAGGTCGTGGACAAGGTTCAGGGCAAGGTAAGCAAGCTGGTAAAGGGCACAAAGGTCAAAAGGCGAGAGCTGGTGGCGGTGTTAGAACTGGTTTTGAAGGTGGGGCAATGCCACTATATATGAGACTTCCTAAGAGAGGTTTCTCTAATGCACCATTTAAAACTATTTACGCTGAAGTTAACCTTGCGATTGTTGAAGCAAAATTCACAACTGAAGAAGTTACTCGTGAAGCGCTAGTTGAGAAAGGTATCCTAAAAGGTATCAATAAAAGAAGACCAATTAAAATTCTTGGTAACGGAGAGCTTTCAAAATCGTTAACTTTTGTTAATATTGATAAGTTTTCTAAATCAGCTGAAGAAATGGTTTCTAAGGCTGGCGGAAAAATCGAAACTAAAAAGTAA
- the rpmD gene encoding 50S ribosomal protein L30 — translation MAGKTITVKLKKSTIGCTDKQKANVRGLGLRKTGTEKTLENTPAVRGMIKKVIHLLDIKEN, via the coding sequence ATGGCCGGAAAAACTATAACTGTAAAATTAAAGAAAAGTACTATTGGTTGTACTGACAAGCAGAAGGCAAATGTTCGTGGACTAGGTCTTAGAAAGACTGGAACTGAGAAAACATTAGAAAATACACCTGCTGTTCGTGGAATGATCAAGAAAGTTATTCACCTTTTAGACATAAAAGAGAACTAA